Below is a genomic region from Anoplopoma fimbria isolate UVic2021 breed Golden Eagle Sablefish chromosome 20, Afim_UVic_2022, whole genome shotgun sequence.
GAGATACATATTTTAAACttaatgaaattgaaaatgtaaaatatgtcacAGCCAAGGTTGCATTTGTTACTTAACCTGCGAACAATCCACAGTAGGAGTGTTTCACATCattaacattatatatttagctcagatttttttagcacagtctcagttctttttttcttcaagcttTACTCTCTTAACTTTACTTTGATCATGTTACAGACTGATAGTGAGTCTCTAGTGTCATTCGGCAAACATTTCAATGTTAATTTGGTCCCaacatattattgttttatttctttgttcctctcctatctttttaaatgttcctctcctctcctctcctctccctcctttctcctctcctttcatctgtcctctcctctcctctcctctccctcctctcctctcctctcctctcatctgtcctctcctctcctctcccctcatctcctttcctctctcctctcatctgttCTCTCACTGGGAGGTGAAGGAGTAGAGTATTcagtccatctgtctgtctgtgctcctctctgctgctgttcacACAGGAAGGGCAATGACAGagggcaggtgtgtgtgtgtgtgtgtgtgtgtgtgtgtgtgtgtgtgtgtgtgtgtgtgtgtgtgtgtgtgtgtgtgtgtgtgtgtgtgtgtgtgtgtgtgtgtgtgtgtgtgtgtgtgtgtgtgtgtgtgtgtgtgtgtgtgtgtaaaggaaGCTTTTGCACCTAATGAACACTGCTTATGCAACTGGTATTCAGTCATTGTGCATGAAGCAGAGTGCAAGGATCTGATTTTTAATGGTGATTTcaagttttattacatttattttgagggTACATAAGGTGAAGTCCAGCATACTTGGTACATTAACCATTTGGCTTCATGTACAATGTGAGGTACTAAACTGTTCTGTTgaactttgtttatttaagtCTCCTGTCTTTCTCATAAATCCTTAAGCTTGCTGATGTTCCAGATTAAACATTTGTCAGAGAGCAACAAGAAGAAGTATGAGGGAAAATAATCTTGGGACAGGTGTGTAGACTCTGAAGGAAGACAAACACTTTTTCAGGTTTTTTAGAATGCGGGTAGCTCTCAGTGTGTCCACGGTCCTTTTAGATTTCTAAGTTCACATCTCGGATGCAAACTTAGATAATCATCCATATTGCAAAGGCTTGAGAGCAAGGTGGGTAAAATTGGCATCTGGGGTACATACAGTACTTTGTTTGAACTCTTTACCAGGATCAAAGCTCTCCCCAAAGGGGACAGGTGCACCTTCCTACAGAAAACGAGAGAAAACAGTACAGGCAACATAGCAGagatttttctcattttaagtGAATGGGTGTCAGTTCACAGACAAATGCATGACTTTGTTGGGAAATTGTGTGTGGGTGATGATTGGTTCCTCTGGTATGCTTTTATCCACTTACAGTAAGCTCCGCCTCCCTGTGCTTCTGTGCTTATCATATACAGTAGCTCTCTTTTGAGCCAATCTAGTTGTCTGGAAGCCACAAAGagccagagagacagatggttGACGGATAAGATCGGCTGTGGTTTGATGCCAGGTGTGCTGACCTGCACATCACCCTATTGGCacaacaggtgtgtttgtgtgagtgtgtgtcttcctctctgttcagCATGATACTTTGCTATCAAGCATATGGTGACTATTGATAAAGCCCTGTAGGCAAACTGCTCAGTtggtgtaagtgtgtgtgtgtgtgttctgtgttttttgagggggttgtgtgtctgtgtttgtgtgagtgtgtgtacgagcacaaacaaaaaagatttcaaaattattattaattattattattattattaacatattattaaatcaaatcgTGGTCTTTAGTGACTCGCAAAAGCCAAGAGCGTCACAGTTTTTATGACTgcacgtacacaaacacacgcacacacacactggtaaacATGGTGACTATATTGTATAATAAGGATGTCCTTGGCATAGTTAGACTGCTCTCATACTTTTAGCtgagatgatttattttactggccatgttttgctgtttgttcaAGATCAGATGACgagctttctttctctcttcccctttAGTTTTCCATAAttctctcgttttttttctcttgctttcCATTCTGTCCctgtccctccctccatctcacACTTTCTTGCcaactttctcctcctctttctctctactCCATCCTCCCCACTGCATCACTGTTTTCTACCCTCCATTGGCTTTCCCTCATCTCTGCTTTTCATCCTCCCATACTTCTAGGCAGTATATCATTTGGATAGAAGTTCTCACATTACAGCTTTAtccaaatctctctctctctctctctctctctctctctctctctgtcagttgGCGGTGCCTTCGTTCTTGGTACCTACACCATCCTCTTCCTAAAGCTTTACTCCTATAAGGACGTCAACAAGTGGTGCAGAGAGCTGAGCACGGTCAAAGCCAAGAAATTGGCCAGGTCGGTGTCTTGTAAGTCACAAAAGCACATACATACTTCATTTAAGacctaaataattaattatttgctAATTTAAAGGTCAttttctgtgtatgttttaaatTTCTTACCCCAACCGATCTCTCAGCCCCTTGCTGATGTGGTTACAGTGACATCTAATGGCAGATACTTGTTATTGCAGctcttaaaataaaatggaagtTTTTGTCATAGAAGGACACAGGAACTGTCACAGTAGCTACTTTATGGAAATCTTGATTATGGTACTGAATGTTTTGCACGTCAACATCCACTCTTGATTGTCTTTATATcattttctctgtatttgtatgtaatgcaatgcaatggTACTTACATGTTCTTTACATGTTTGTGTATTCATTCTGCCCACAGGTCCCTCAGTACAGCACCTCAATGGAGGCGACTGTAAGGTGTGTTACCCTGGCAACCTCACGATCAGAGGTACTCAAAAATCTTTCTACAGTTTGCATGAAACGttattgataatgttttttagtGCCACTGCCTCTTTTTCATGTTGTCACACACTCTGACTTTgacctcctctccatctctgcagacATGTACTACTTTGTCTTTGCTCCAACTCTGTGCTACGAGCTCAACTTCCCTCGCTCTCCTAATGTTCGCATGAGTTTCCTGCTGAGGAGACTGTTGGAGATGGTGAGGAAATATCTCAGCCAGAAATCGACACCTTTGCAGTGTAGCTGTTTGTTCAGTTAAAAAAGCAACTTTCCTGATAATGATTGATCCTAGCACCTAGGAGTTTGTTGTTAATGGGTGCACATTTTTACAAGAATCTCCCCAAAAAGAACTTAAGAGCAAGAACACCTGCACAACTTTAAAGAGCTTTCCAGCTCTTAAAGAGCTTTTCAGCAATGATGCATAACTAAAAATGAGTTCTTTAAAAGTTCAAAAAGCTTCATTGTCAGTAATTTCATGCACTCCCCATATTCTCTTGTCATGTCACTCACTTTATTGATGTTTGTCTTTGCCCCCAGCTGTTCTTCATCCAAATGTTAGTTGGTCTCACTCAACAGGTATAGTcttataatgtaaaatgaaaatggtgtgtgttgtttatttgtctttccatttatatgtttttagtgtcatgaTATAAGGTGTTGGTGTTATCGTATTGCCTTGATTGCCAAAACTATGGAAGTACAATGGAAAAATGACCAAATAAGAGGCCAATATGTTAAATTTACAGTTTACTTTGTCAGAAAACGGCGTAACGttgctttttgctttctttctatCAGTGGATGATTCCCATCATTCAAAGTTCCATGAAACCACTAGAGGTGAGGATGACAGTGAAACTaaaactgcagaaaaaacaacatggcgtgTCTTTTTCAAATGCAAAGTGCTACTGTGCATCACTTGTTAAGCCATgtgtctctcttctcctctgtagGACATGGATCTGTCCAGGATGACTGAGAGACTTCTAAGATTAGCTGTGAGTATTACATAACATTTGTACTTGTATCTGTACACCTAGAACCTTTTACTTAATGCTTGTTATATGTTAGTGATTAACTAACTCCACACAAGAATGTATCTTGACTTTGTTGAGAGTTTGGGTAGAAACATGCTCGAGTTTTGCATCACGCTTTTACTTGCTGTTAGTTTGGACATCTCCTCCTAAATGTCTCACAGtcacatattttgttgttgttattgttctttGGGTTCTTCCATTTCTCTAACCCTTCTCCAGGTTCCTAATCACTTGCTGTGGCTGATGTTTTTCTACGGGTTCTTCCACTCGTCCATGAACTTCACCGCTGAGCTGCTGCGTTTTGGAGACAGACAGTTCTACAAGGATTGGTGgttagtttctgtgtgtgtggctcagGACTTTCATAAGGAGGGGTTGACTATGCTGAAGGACTGACGGGGTCTTTACTTTTCAGAGATGATCCATCACtggtgtttgcatgtgtgtgcatgggaaTGGATTTGCGTGCTTACTCATGAATGAAACTGAAGTGTATGTAAATGCACATGTGGGAGATCATTTCAGTAGGTTGCAAAAAATTATAGAGGGGGAAATCCTTTTATGTGTTGTACGTTTGCTGATATCAACTCCATTACTCAATGCACTGTAGGATAATTActgttgtttccttttctccttCATGACGTGAAAGAATCTAGACTTTTCGTTTTCATCCATATTGATCCCACTGCCTTAGATCAATTGTTTAAACCCTGTAATGCTTCAGAGCTCTATTTGCTAACTCTCTTTCAGGAACTCTGAGACGGTGACATATTTCTGGCAGAACTGGAACATCCCTGTACACAAGTGGTGTCTAAGGTGAGTTATTCGCACGCTGCACACACTGAGAGGGGGCATTGGAATTTATCGAAGTGAACACAGGGGACAGGAGTGGGTTTGATGCGGGGAGAAAGACTTAACAAGGCACACTGATGCGTTTGGGAAATTGATTCATCTGGCTGTGAGAGAGTAAGTACTAGTAATAAATGCGGCGCCTGCAGGCAGTTCCACATAAACgaacacagcagcaggagcaaATGCAGTGAGGTTATATTGAACAAGACAAAGCAAATGAAATGCTATTTAAAGggtttaaagcctttttttttttactttgaattcATGTCAGTCTGGGAGAATAGCAGCAAATAAGAGAGTTAAGGTACTTCCACAGGGAATTATTACACATTAGGAAAACGTTTTTGAAATTCTAATTTACAATATATGTCCATCCACCACATCATCTGTCCATTCATCCATTTCAACATCTGCGTTTTGTCTGTGTTGCAGACACTTTTACAAGCCGCTGCTTAGGAGAGGATTTAGTAAAATagtcagccaatcagctgtcTTCTTCTTGTCGGCTTTCTTCCATGAGGTAAGAGCTAAGAACCATGACCACTTTCTCTGCTTATGTTGACACTGAATAAACTAAAGTCTTAGACCTTCATGTCCTCAAAAATCTTGTTTGTAGGTAGATGTTTTTGTACATGTTCTCAGTTTATATTTGAtagaaaacacactttatttgatgttatgatctttgtttcctttgtctgtttctgtgtcagtACTTGGTCAGTGTTCCTCTCAGGATGTTCAGACTTTGGGCCTTCATGGGCATGATGGCACAGGTAAGACCCAACACATATCACTGACCTGCActgttgtataaatatatattaagaaatatatattttttaaatttgaatctGCATAATATGCCTTGGAATCAAGGTACACATTTTTTGTCAGAAGTTCCCTCTTAATGTTTAAATTAGTGTAGATAGGCTAGAGGTAGTGTTGCATTTAGTTCATAGTTTATTTGTGtagacaaataataaataaagacaagtggttgatgcttttttttactCCTATGGGAAATTTTAAAAGGTGTAGATCAAGAGCTCTAAGGCAGTATTTGGCCTTGGCTTCAGTATCATTAAGTTAATTAATAACCTAATTTACATAACAAACAGCATCGGCATATTTGATATATCACGGGGAATATATCAGAACAATAAGAATTATATGGGCCTCTTGGTCTTTGCTGAATTTGTTATTTGTAAAACACAGTGAATGTGAGACTGTAAATAGTCTTCCACTGTGtttattcaatttcaatttttatttacttttaagcTCCCATTAGCCTGGATTGTTGGTCGCTTCTTGCACGGTAACTACGGCAACGCTGCGGTGTGGATCTCAATCATCATTGGTCAGCCATTCGCCGTCCTGATGTACGTCCACGACTACTACGTCCTGCATCACAGACAGGAGGCTGACTgatgtgcacatacacacacacacacacacactgatcataGTGTGTTTAAATTAGACATCTTGGCCATCTTATCGCAtcgaatttaatgtttttcttcctataaaaatgtgtctttaagtTGGGAAAGGAAAGAAtaactcaaacaaaaaaaaaattgaatcttGAAACAACACTGTAGAGTAGGGTGGAAGGCCTCTCAAGTGATATAATTATGCAGCTTTCACTCAGGTGATTTTTCTTCTCTGATGGGCAGCTTGGGTACTGTATGATGTTTTGTTCCTCTTTGGCTGTGTTCATGGCCAGTATAATGACTGTGGCTGCATTTATCAATTGACTTCATGATTGAAGTGCtttaataaagttgtttttagaGATTTATGATCCACTGTGTTTCCTCTTCATGAGCCAAAGGGGCTTAATCTCTCTGGTTTTAATGTAAATGGAACGCCACTAAGAAGAATTGATGTATGCTGGTACTATTTTATTAATGTACGTTTTTTATGTATGATGTTTTACTTTGTCAGTTATAAAAAGGCCAGCTTACTATatgtctgtattttttctttttaccttaGTGCCATTACAATAATACAGCACACATCCGATTGTGcattacattttgtgtattattcttattttcttattaggGGAAAAAACAGATGGTACGCAAAATCACTGAAttagtatgtttttattgtcatgctGCTATCTCATTGGACTGTTGCCAAGTAATGTCTAATGATGCGTCTAAATACAATCTGTGTGTCTGATAATAAACATTCAGAGTTCAGTTGaagatttgtttttgagtgtgtcATTTGGTGCTGAGGTTTATCAgatttgttttacatgttaaataaagatttaaagaaaaggtAGATGTGAAACTCACACAAGACACAGGGAGCCGGAAGAGAAAGAGCAAGATTCCCATAGCTTTAGTACATTTCAACATGAAAAATGGATATCCGTAAGAAGTGCTTTCAAATGTTATGAGCGACTGCTATAGACTTGGGACAGTTCAGTCAGTTACAGGTCCACAAGGTGAAAACTTGTTTCACATCAGTGATCTGCTGCTGAACTCATTTTTTGAGGAGAGTCATCCACAGGTAGAGGAGGGAATCCCTGACCCAAATACTGCACAAGTAAGTGAGTAACACGTTTgtgagaaaccaaaaaaaatgaaggaactGCTTGTTACCGTCACCATGAGACATCTTTTATAAGCTGTACATCTGCTAAAACCCTGTTATGTGTCCATTCAGGAATGAACATTATTCCATTCCTCCTCaacttgcattttttatttactaatcCACAGTATATGTTAAGGGATTTTTATGTGCATATGTAAAATGAACTGAAGaacataaaaaaggaatattgtTTCAATCTGTGTTGTTGCTAAAAGGACATTTCTGAGTCAGACTCCCTTTTTGGTCACCTGTGCTAGTAAACTTACAGGTCCATGTCACAGGAAGAGATACTGCATTAACACACTTTTTAGGCCAGTAATAAACAAGACTAAACTTCCTTTTGTACTCTCATTCTTCAAAAATACCTAAAAACCCTAATCCCAAATCATGACTCGTATCTAATCTACTTTTACATCCTTATTTATTTTCGggagcatttcttttttcatatgtCTTCTGAGATCACATAACTACTGTTTGGAATCAGTTTTGACATTTACCATGTCTCTGAGATGTGTCCATACAAAGTCACTTCGGATATTCACAATTTATTGTAATAGTTTCAGTCACAGACATTTAGTTAAATGCCTTAAAACGATCGTTAGTCAGTGAAATTCATTTTCCAGGCTTAATTTCAAATTCAAGACGGTGATAAACATCATTTTACCACTTTGCTATTGAGCATCTCAGCCAGGTGCAcaaagctatatatatatgtgtgtgtgtgtgtgtgtgtgtgtgtgtgtgtgtgtgtgtgtgtgtgtgtgtgtgtgtgtgtgtgtgtgtgtgtgtgtgtgtgtaggcacgTGTAGATTTGTCATGCAGAAATGTGAGGACAGGACTGTGAACCTGCATTTTGTCAGCTTGACAGTGAATTAAACAGAACGTCTGAGGCATATCACAGAGTTTCTGTATAGGCGTGTGTATGTGCTCTGTGAGTTTGAGATTTGGTTAAACAATCTTCAGTGAGGATTAGAGTGTTGATGTGACAGGAGACGTGGTTTTGCAGGATACGCGATACAATGTAAAGTATCAGCGCACAGAGAAAATGTACTACCTTATTTTTTacatcaaccttttttttattacaagaACATTACTGCTTATTATCAGGGTTTAGGAAATGCTGACATACTATGTGATAATGAGGTGATTCTAGTAGATAAAACCCCGGACACAGCATTTTCAGCAacacattgtaaaaataatacTAAGTCATTTTCCTCAGGGGTCATTaaagtctctctctgtggaacATAAATACTCTCAAGTGGCGGTTTACAAGAGATGTGGTCGGCAAACAATGTTTCTGCTCGCATCTTGACAAGAGGGATATGTGCAATTATTTGAACTAGCAATCGATtcctcacatctgtcctcaTAACCGCCACCAATGCCAGAAAATAAGCTTTTGCTGCAAGACAGCAGTaatcctccatccatccccctCTCACTCCTGACAAATAAACCgtgagagagaggagtggagtaaaaagtgcaGAAACCCCGTCATCTCTCATCTATGCTCAATATTCAGACGGCTCCTGTCATAAACAAGGCATTCCAGTTCCCCTGGTTTGTCTGAGTCACACATTTATGCACCTCTCACTGTATATCTGCACGCAAACATGTGTCATATAATGATCCATCTGTCATTTCAACACCTATACATACGGACAGACATACTGTACGCACGAATCCTGCTTTATCTAAGTTATTTTTCCTTCAcacctcccccttctctctctctctctctctctctctctctctctcttttctttcctctctgtccccATCCTGCGTCCTCTCTTTGTGCTCGTCCCCAGTAACAGGTTGATCCATGGCTCTTCTCCTGACATCCGTTATTCCGGATCTTTCCGAGAAACGCTGACAAGCTGTGAGTGATGATGATCCTCTAGACAGGAAACCAGGAGACACAAACCTGTCTCATTCTgcaagatggatggatggtagGTCCAGGGACACGTTATAAAGAGACGGCCTGCGCCTCACATCTGAATACAACTGTTGGACGGGCGTTTGTGTATTTAGATTCAAGTATTTAG
It encodes:
- the dgat1b gene encoding diacylglycerol O-acyltransferase 1b; translation: MGDSDTAGRAFSRRRAGFSADGRSAAACRSSGTADGTRDKGHGERDRSLETVRSKSKGEEHKARSDISDRLTCHKTQESLLSSTSGYNNYRGILNWCVVMLVLSNARLFLENLLRYGVLVDPIQVLSLFLTDPYSWPAACLVIVSNVFVLVVLYTERQLSKGSLTELVGFLVHCINMTNMLTLPAAVVLLVPSMTPVGGAFVLGTYTILFLKLYSYKDVNKWCRELSTVKAKKLARSVSCPSVQHLNGGDCKVCYPGNLTIRDMYYFVFAPTLCYELNFPRSPNVRMSFLLRRLLEMLFFIQMLVGLTQQWMIPIIQSSMKPLEDMDLSRMTERLLRLAVPNHLLWLMFFYGFFHSSMNFTAELLRFGDRQFYKDWWNSETVTYFWQNWNIPVHKWCLRHFYKPLLRRGFSKIVSQSAVFFLSAFFHEYLVSVPLRMFRLWAFMGMMAQLPLAWIVGRFLHGNYGNAAVWISIIIGQPFAVLMYVHDYYVLHHRQEAD